Proteins encoded within one genomic window of Candidatus Binatia bacterium:
- the sigR gene encoding ECF RNA polymerase sigma factor SigR gives MPVDKAAKQAEFARWALPYMDHLYSVGLHLTRNPEDAEDLLQETYLRAYRFWHQFTPGTNCKAWLLTILYNTFRNRYRDSKRREGSGTTEDFDTVSDRNPAVEPHPSVEHEVLEGLLDDEVERALAELPDEYREVVLLVDVQELRYEEAAQVLGCPVGTVRSRLFRARRSLERRLRSYAEERGLARSRGER, from the coding sequence ATGCCCGTCGACAAGGCGGCCAAGCAGGCGGAATTCGCGCGCTGGGCGTTGCCTTACATGGATCACCTTTACAGCGTGGGACTCCACCTCACGCGAAACCCCGAGGACGCAGAAGACCTCCTCCAGGAAACCTACCTGCGGGCCTACCGGTTCTGGCACCAGTTCACCCCCGGCACGAACTGCAAGGCCTGGTTACTCACGATTCTCTACAACACGTTCCGGAACCGTTACCGGGATTCCAAGCGACGGGAGGGAAGCGGCACGACCGAGGACTTCGACACCGTCTCGGACCGCAACCCCGCGGTCGAGCCTCACCCGAGCGTCGAGCACGAGGTGCTCGAAGGTCTTCTCGACGACGAGGTCGAACGGGCACTCGCCGAACTACCCGACGAGTACCGGGAAGTCGTCCTCCTCGTCGACGTCCAGGAGCTGCGGTACGAGGAAGCCGCACAGGTTCTCGGCTGTCCCGTGGGGACCGTGCGCTCGCGCCTTTTCCGCGCCCGCCGAAGCCTCGAGCGACGCCTCCGCTCCTACGCCGAAGAACGCGGGCTCGCCCGGAGCCGTGGCGAACGATGA
- a CDS encoding DNA topoisomerase (ATP-hydrolyzing), with the protein MKEAAEIELRKAAEERYLSYALSVITARALPDVRDGLKPVQRRILYAMYQNLRLGPDAKPRKSAAVVGEVLGKYHPHGDVAAYEAMVRMAQPFSLRYPLVHGEGNFGSLDGDSPAAMRYTEVRLAPIAEELLRDLRADTVEFRDNYDATLREPVVLPARFPQLLANGSSGIAVGMATNIPPHNLRELCQALVALVRDPRLETKDLCRWIQGPDFPTGGEILNSRKELRKIYETGQGAIRLRGEYTVETSRRKKIVVVTSVPYQVNKARVVEQIAEHIASRRLPQATDVRDESTDRVRIVVEIKPDASPEAVMAYLFRHTDLQVNFHVNLTALVPTAVPGVGQPARLDLAALCRHFLDFRFTVVTRRLEHELAEVERRLHLLEGFARIFGDLDKALRIVRRSRSRSEAAEKLERAFGLDREQADAILETRLYQLARLEIERIEEERREKRERARELRKQLGSEKERWRIVERELEEIAEKYGDARRTRIGRTAELVYDAEAYVVHEPTTIVLTRDGWVKRLGEVKDPRSTRVREGDAVRWVLRGDTKQRLVVFTNFGVLYSMKAVQVPATTGYGEPLQKLLRFQDRERVVHAMLAGEEEDGRGRLLVASLRGTGFFTSPDLSETTRSGRRFARLKEGDEVVAVVPARGEVVTVCTRGGKVLSFRASEVPELSGPGRGVILARLDPEDGLAGAVCHPEGKKLVAVGTDGSERRFAPPELGKRGQKGRKVLGRFEPLELRAEEAAGTLF; encoded by the coding sequence ATGAAAGAAGCGGCCGAAATCGAACTTCGGAAGGCGGCCGAGGAACGCTACCTTTCCTACGCGCTCAGCGTCATCACCGCCCGCGCGCTCCCCGACGTGCGCGACGGCCTCAAGCCCGTGCAGCGGCGCATCCTCTACGCCATGTACCAGAACCTCCGCCTCGGCCCCGACGCGAAGCCACGAAAATCCGCCGCCGTCGTCGGAGAAGTCCTGGGCAAATACCACCCCCACGGCGACGTGGCGGCCTACGAAGCCATGGTGCGCATGGCGCAGCCCTTCTCGCTCCGCTACCCGCTGGTCCACGGCGAAGGGAACTTCGGTTCGCTCGACGGCGACAGCCCGGCTGCCATGCGCTACACGGAAGTGCGTCTCGCGCCCATTGCCGAGGAACTCCTGCGGGACCTCCGCGCCGATACCGTCGAGTTCCGGGACAACTACGACGCCACCCTCCGCGAACCCGTCGTCCTGCCGGCTCGCTTCCCGCAGCTTCTCGCCAACGGCTCGAGCGGCATTGCCGTCGGCATGGCCACGAACATCCCTCCCCACAATCTCCGCGAACTCTGCCAGGCCCTCGTCGCGCTCGTTCGCGACCCCCGCCTGGAGACGAAAGACCTCTGTCGCTGGATCCAGGGACCGGACTTCCCGACCGGCGGCGAAATCCTCAACTCCAGAAAAGAGCTCCGCAAGATCTACGAAACCGGCCAGGGCGCCATCCGGCTCAGGGGGGAATACACGGTCGAAACTTCCCGGCGGAAAAAAATCGTCGTCGTCACGTCCGTGCCCTACCAGGTCAACAAAGCACGGGTGGTCGAACAGATCGCCGAGCACATCGCGAGCCGCCGGCTGCCGCAAGCGACGGACGTCCGGGACGAGTCGACCGACCGGGTGAGGATCGTCGTGGAAATCAAGCCCGATGCCTCGCCGGAGGCCGTCATGGCGTATCTCTTCCGCCACACCGACCTCCAGGTGAACTTCCACGTGAACCTCACCGCGCTCGTGCCGACGGCCGTCCCCGGCGTGGGACAGCCCGCGCGGCTCGACCTCGCGGCCCTCTGCCGCCACTTCCTCGACTTCCGCTTTACCGTGGTCACGCGGCGACTCGAGCACGAGCTCGCCGAGGTCGAAAGACGCCTCCACCTTCTCGAGGGCTTCGCCAGGATCTTCGGCGACCTCGACAAGGCGCTCCGAATCGTCCGACGGTCGCGTTCCCGCTCGGAGGCGGCCGAAAAGCTCGAGCGAGCCTTCGGACTCGACCGCGAGCAGGCCGACGCGATCCTCGAGACCCGACTCTACCAACTCGCCCGGCTCGAGATCGAGCGGATCGAGGAGGAAAGGCGGGAGAAGCGAGAGCGGGCCCGCGAGCTGCGAAAGCAGCTCGGCAGCGAAAAGGAGCGCTGGCGGATCGTCGAGCGCGAGCTCGAAGAAATCGCGGAAAAGTACGGCGACGCGAGGCGGACGCGAATCGGGCGGACGGCCGAGCTCGTCTACGACGCGGAGGCGTACGTCGTGCACGAGCCCACGACGATCGTGCTCACGCGGGACGGCTGGGTGAAACGACTCGGGGAAGTGAAAGACCCCAGGAGCACCCGGGTGCGCGAGGGGGACGCCGTTCGCTGGGTCCTGCGCGGGGACACGAAACAGAGGCTCGTCGTCTTCACGAACTTCGGTGTCCTCTACTCGATGAAAGCCGTGCAGGTACCGGCCACGACGGGATACGGGGAGCCTCTGCAGAAGCTTTTGCGCTTCCAGGACCGCGAGCGGGTCGTCCACGCGATGCTCGCGGGGGAGGAGGAAGACGGCAGAGGCCGCCTACTCGTGGCGAGCCTGCGGGGCACGGGGTTTTTCACCTCCCCCGACCTCTCGGAAACCACGCGAAGCGGCCGGCGGTTCGCCCGCCTCAAGGAGGGCGACGAGGTCGTCGCCGTGGTCCCCGCCCGCGGCGAGGTCGTGACCGTGTGCACCCGCGGCGGCAAGGTGCTCTCGTTCCGGGCGAGCGAGGTGCCGGAGCTTTCGGGGCCCGGTCGGGGGGTCATCCTGGCTCGACTCGACCCCGAAGACGGGCTCGCCGGGGCAGTCTGCCATCCCGAGGGGAAAAAGCTCGTGGCCGTGGGGACGGACGGTTCGGAGCGGCGGTTCGCCCCGCCCGAGCTCGGAAAAAGAGGCCAGAAGGGGCGGAAAGTCCTCGGTCGTTTCGAACCCCTGGAGCTGCGCGCCGAGGAAGCAGCGGGCACGCTTTTTTGA
- a CDS encoding UPF0276 protein — translation MERPCLGTGIGLRVPHYGQVLEEWPAVDWFEIVTENFLVPGGRPLHVLERVREHYPVVFHGVSLSIGSADPLDFGYLAALRELVRRFEPEWVSDHLCWTSFGGHSLHDLLPLPFTEEALDHVVERVGIVQDYLGRRILLENVSSYLRFRHSALPEWEFLAEVARRADCLVLLDVNNVYVSARNHGFDPETYLLAIPPERVWQFHLAGHSDKGTHLLDTHDHPVADPVWELYARAVRLFGRVSTLLERDDRIPELSELLDEARRAELIQDAELERSRSRDDAANPLVLDSRA, via the coding sequence GTGGAGCGACCTTGTCTGGGCACGGGGATAGGCCTGCGCGTACCGCATTACGGGCAGGTTCTGGAGGAGTGGCCGGCGGTCGACTGGTTCGAGATCGTCACGGAAAACTTTCTCGTGCCCGGCGGCCGGCCACTCCACGTCCTCGAGCGCGTTCGTGAACACTACCCGGTCGTCTTCCACGGCGTTTCGCTCTCGATCGGCTCGGCCGACCCGCTGGACTTCGGCTATCTCGCGGCGCTCCGCGAGCTCGTCCGCCGGTTCGAGCCCGAGTGGGTGTCGGACCACCTCTGCTGGACTTCTTTCGGCGGGCACAGCCTCCACGACCTGCTTCCGCTTCCTTTCACCGAGGAGGCGCTCGACCATGTGGTCGAAAGGGTCGGTATCGTGCAGGACTACCTGGGCCGCCGGATCCTGCTCGAGAACGTGTCGAGCTACCTCCGCTTCCGGCACTCCGCGCTCCCCGAGTGGGAATTTCTCGCGGAAGTCGCGCGCCGGGCCGACTGCCTCGTCCTTCTCGACGTGAACAACGTGTACGTCAGTGCCCGCAACCACGGCTTCGACCCCGAGACCTACCTCCTCGCCATCCCGCCCGAACGCGTCTGGCAGTTTCACCTGGCCGGGCACTCGGACAAGGGGACCCACCTGCTCGACACCCACGACCACCCCGTGGCCGACCCCGTGTGGGAACTCTACGCCCGGGCCGTCCGGCTCTTCGGCCGGGTTTCCACGCTTCTCGAGCGAGACGACCGAATCCCCGAACTTTCCGAGCTTCTCGACGAGGCCCGCCGTGCCGAGCTCATCCAGGATGCGGAACTCGAACGCTCCCGATCTCGCGACGACGCAGCGAATCCTCTCGTTCTTGATTCGCGCGCCTGA